From Eretmochelys imbricata isolate rEreImb1 chromosome 26, rEreImb1.hap1, whole genome shotgun sequence, the proteins below share one genomic window:
- the ADRA2B gene encoding alpha-2B adrenergic receptor translates to MDSSEGYSVQATAAIAAIITFLILFTIFGNVLVIIAVLTSRSLRAPQNLFLVSLAAADILVATLIIPFSLANELMGYWHFRKTWCEIYLALDVLFCTSSIVHLCAISLDRYWSVSQAIEYNSKRTPRRIKCIILIVWMIAAFISLPPLIYKGNKKDSQAGRPQCKLNEEAWYILSSSIGSFFAPCIIMILVYLRIYLIAKHRTQQGSRGKKPKAKEKGTSRKITSPTSETSPQQLGTREPNGHQEPIEDSDQPVTPTLPAHRTSLLSLEEQPPPPATGPCPPQPEKKESSGSSPVERSLHCSLKQRNGHPQSSAKGMETLATAKGEVVLVRRVKTLSANPWKRKTHLNREKRFTFVLAVVIGVFVLCWFPFFFLYSLGAICPELCKVPNSVFQFFFWIGYCNSSLNPVIYTIFNQDFRKAFRKILCRQGTQTAW, encoded by the coding sequence ATGGACAGCTCCGAGGGTTACTCGGTCCAAGCCACCGCGGCCATCGCCGCCATCATCACCTTCCTCATCCTCTTCACCATCTTCGGCAACGTGCTGGTGATCATCGCTGTGCTCACCAGCCGGTCCCTCCGAGCCCCCCAGAACCTCTTCCTGGTGTCCCTGGCGGCGGCCGACATCCTGGTGGCCACCCTCATCATCCCCTTTTCCCTGGCCAACGAGCTGATGGGCTACTGGCACTTCCGGAAGACCTGGTGCGAGATCTACCTGGCCTTGGACGTTCTCTTCTGCACCTCCTCCATTGTGCACCTCTGCGCCATCAGCCTGGACCGGTACTGGTCCGTCAGCCAGGCCATCGAGTACAACTCCAAGAGGACCCCCAGGAGGATCAAGTGCATCATCCTCATCGTGTGGATGATCGCAGCCTtcatctccctgccccccctcatCTACAAGGGGAACAAGAAGGACAGCCAGGCCGGCAGGCCGCAGTGCAAACTCAACGAGGAGGCGTGGTACATCCTCTCCTCCAGCATTGGCTCCTTCTTCGCCCCCTGCATCATCATGATCCTGGTCTACCTGCGGATTTACCTTATAGCCAAGCACCGGACCCAGCAAGGCTCCAGGGGCAAGAAGCCCAAGGCCAAGGAGAAGGGGACATCTAGGAAAATCACCAGCCCGACCTCTGAgacctctccccagcagctgggcacAAGGGAACCCAATGGGCATCAGGAGCCCATTGAGGATAGTGATCAGCCAGTGACCCCTACGCTCCCTGCCCACAGGACATCTCTCCTGAGCCTGGAGGAGCAGCCGCCGCCACCTGCCACTGGCCCTTGCCCGCCGCAACCGGAGAAGAAAGAGTCTTCTGGTTCCAGCCCGGTGGAGCGCTCCCTGCACTGCAGCCTCAAGCAGCGCAATGGGCACCCCCAGAGCTCTGCCAAGGGCATGGAGACCCTGGCCACTGCCAAGGGGGAGGTGGTGCTGGTGAGGAGGGTGAAGACCCTAAGTGCCAACCCTTGGAAGAGGAAGACCCACCTCAACCGGGAGAAGAGGTTCACCTTCGTCCTCGCCGTGGTAATCGGGGTCTTTGTCCTCTGCTGGTTCCCTTTCTTCTTTCTCTATAGCCTGGGGGCCATCTGCCCAGAACTCTGCAAGGTCCCCAACAGCGTGTTCCAGTTCTTCTTCTGGATTGGCTACTGCAACAGCTCCTTGAACCCTGTGATCTACACCATCTTCAACCAGGACTTCCGCAAGGCCTTCCGCAAGATCCTCTGCAGGCAGGGGACTCAGACTGCCTGGTGA